The genome window GCGACTCAATGCTTGCAACGCCCCTTGGCGATCCGTCACTTCCGCAGTAGTCACCACCACCGCATGAGGCAAGCCCTGTGTATCCACAGCAATGTGCCGCTTGATCCCCGAAACCTTCTTCCCCGCTGTGTCCGTGTTCTTCACACGCTGCACATCCACGATCAGGAATCTCGTGCTCGCGTCTCGCCCCTGCTTCCTGCGTGCTTTATCCACCTGATTTTTTTAATGCCTGCTCCAGCAGGCTTGTCCCATCCTCCCCTACTTCGCTCTACTGGGTAAAGTACGAATGTACCGTCCGCCATTTGGGAAAATCTTTCGGCAGCGCTCGCCACTGGCAACCTGTTCGCAACAGGTACAACACCCCGCACCACACTTCATACAAATCCACCCTCCGTGGCTTCGTCCGCTTGCGCGCGCTTTCCAACAGCGGCCGGATTTCTTCAAACGCCTCTCGACTTACGTCGCTTGCATACCTTGTCTCTCTCATCGCTCCTCTCCCTCTCCTCGCCCACTTGGGCTCTTCATCTTCCCAATCTGTCTATTATCCGCCTTTTTTAAAATCATGAACGGGTTCTAATCGCTGTCGACCAGGGGAAACCGAAAGCCTACGCCTTCGGCAAAATCAGTGCGCCGTTCTGCACCGGCGAGCGCTTCACGCCGGACGAGGCCATCGGCGAAATGCTCGCGCGGGAAGACAGCGCCTGGATCAACGAAAAGAAGACGGAAGTCATCCTCCAGGTTTCCCCCGCTGTGGCTTCCTATTTCCGCCGCCGCAAGCTCATCTCGCGGCAGGTTATCGAAAAGGAACTGGAGGACGGTGGACTGATCCTGTCGGGCCGCTTTGCCCACCCGAATCAGATTTTGCCGATCGTCCGTTACTGGAT of Synergistaceae bacterium contains these proteins:
- a CDS encoding WYL domain-containing protein, with the translated sequence MAVDQGKPKAYAFGKISAPFCTGERFTPDEAIGEMLAREDSAWINEKKTEVILQVSPAVASYFRRRKLISRQVIEKELEDGGLILSGRFAHPNQILPIVRYWIPHVRIISPEGWQAELESGLKAYLES